The Pseudophryne corroboree isolate aPseCor3 chromosome 3 unlocalized genomic scaffold, aPseCor3.hap2 SUPER_3_unloc_20, whole genome shotgun sequence genome includes a window with the following:
- the LOC134983665 gene encoding oocyte zinc finger protein XlCOF6-like, which translates to MDVLSWGLNCFQKCLPSVRPLCASSPSSLPVEYQSFQDVFSKHGADTLPPHCTWDCPIDLVPELFDRVKGATVFSKLYLRGAYNLIRIRPGDKWKTAFNTCDGHYEYLVMPFGLCNAPAVFQAFVNKIFRDLLYDCLMVYLDDILIFSRDLKTHRDQVKEVLTRLQRNQLFFPDFQLLPTLEVPAAESALQQFTKTWRQVHKTLLKTSKRYKIYADLKRRAVPSLKVGDRVWVSTLPQFINYNLVFQATTRSSLSTTTSLSHRSPATVLNLSPVHKNYNPLTLIPTYALHCPMAYEKELYPTPSFCSPTDSYLLGHTGEKLFSCSECGKCFTWKSHLVDHHRSHAGEKAFPCSECGKCFTRKSDLVRHHRSHTGEKPFPCSECGKCFAQKLYLVIHHRSHTGEKLFSCSECGKCFTRKSDLVRHHRSHTGEKLFPCSECGKCFAQKLYLVIHQRSHTGEKPFSCSECGKCFTQKSHLVTHQQSHTDEKAFPCSECGKCFAQKSDLVIHYRSHTGEKLFSCSECGKCFTRKSDLVGHHRSHTGEKPFSCSECGKCFTRKSDLVGHHRSHTGEKAFPCSECGKCFTRKSYLVIHQRRHTGEKPFPCSECGKCFTRKSDLVIHHRSHTGEKPFPCSECGKCFTHKSHLVTHQRSHTREKPFPCSECGKCFAHKSYLVIHHRSHTGEKPFSCSECGKCFTRKSDLARHHRSHTGEKAFPCSECGKCFTQ; encoded by the exons atggatgttctctcttggggactaaACTGCTTCCAGAAATGTTTGCCCTCAGTAAGACCCCTCTgtgcttccagcccttccagccttcctgtggaataccagtcctttcaagatgttttcagtaagcatggggcggacaccttgcctcctcattgcacttgggactgtcccattgatctggtaccag aactgttcgaccgtgttaaaggagctactgtgttctcCAAATTGTACTTAcgaggggcctacaatcttatacgtattcgcccaggtgacaaatggaagacggcatttaatacctgcgacgggcattacgaatacctggtaatgcctttcggcctgtgTAACGCCCCAGCTGTCTTTCAAGCATTCGTTAACAAAATTTTTAGAGACCTCCTTTATGACTGCCtgatggtgtatttggatgacatcctcatcttttctagggatctgaagacccatcgagatcaAGTCAAAGAGGTTCTTACTCGTTTAcagaggaatcagttattct ttcctgacttccagcTTCTGCCTaccctcgaggttcctgccgcagaatcagcacTTCAACAATTTACCAAAACCTGGAGACAAGTTCACAAGACCTTGCTTAAGACATCTAAGAGGTATAAGATctatgcagatctgaagcgaagagctgtaccaagccttaaggtgggagatcgggtttgggtttccacac ttccgcagttcattaattacaacctcgtctttcaagccacaacccgcagttccttGTCTACAACTAcatctttaagtcatcgttcaccagccacagttctcaacCTCAGCCCTGTCCACAAGAACTACAACCCACTAACTCTTATCCCCACCTATGCTCTTCATTGCCCCATGgcctatgagaaggaactatatccaaccccctcgtttTGTTCACCCACAGacagctacctccttgg tcacacaggtgagaagctattttcttgctctgagtgcgggaaatgttttacatggaaatcacatcttgttgaccATCACAGAAGTCACgcgggtgagaaggcatttccatgttctgagtgtgggaaatgttttacacggaaatcagatcttgttagacatcacagaagtcacacaggtgagaagccatttccatgttctgagtgtgggaaatgttttgcacagaaattatatcttgttatacatcacagaagtcacacaggtgagaagctattttcttgctctgagtgcgggaaatgttttacacggaaatcagatcttgttagacatcacagaagtcacacaggtgagaagctatttccatgttctgagtgtgggaaatgttttgcacagaaattatatcttgttatacatcagagaagtcacacaggtgagaagccattttcttgctctgagtgcgggaaatgttttacacagaaatcacatcttgttacacatcagcaaagtcacacagatgagaaggcatttccatgttctgagtgtgggaaatgttttgcacaaaaatcagatcttgttatacattacagaagtcacacaggtgagaagctgttttcttgctctgagtgcgggaaatgttttacacggaaatcagatcttgttggacatcacagaagtcacacaggtgagaagccattttcttgctctgagtgcgggaaatgttttacacggaaatcagatcttgttggacatcacagaagtcacacaggtgagaaggcatttccatgttctgagtgtgggaaatgttttacacggaaatcatatcttgttattcatcagagacgtcacacaggtgagaaaccatttccatgttctgagtgtgggaaatgttttacacggaagtcagatcttgttatacatcacagaagtcacacaggtgagaaaccatttccatgttctgagtgtgggaaatgttttacacacaaatcacatcttgttacacatcagagaagtcacacacgtgagaagccatttccatgttctgagtgtgggaaatgttttgcacacaaatcatatcttgttatacatcacagaagtcacacaggtgagaagccattttcttgctctgagtgcgggaaatgttttacaaggaAATCAGATCTTGctagacatcacagaagtcacacaggtgagaaggcatttccatgttctgagtgcggaaaatgttttacacaa